One region of Mycolicibacterium rhodesiae NBB3 genomic DNA includes:
- a CDS encoding Rv0804 family intramembrane glutamic endopeptidase, producing the protein MKRIRALGLSAILVAWSLLSPRLPSRWHPGTHAAFGTALAALTRTPVGLRRWSGVRLGLLSAASVVVGAVVSTALPRVREEMVKRNLPDGTLHWLLLGIPFGTVVSEEAAYRGALGTVAADAFGLAGGRLVQATTFGLSHIADAQRTGEPVIPTVLVTGLAGWVFGWLYERSGSLLAPVLAHLAINESGAIAAVLLQRADPNSA; encoded by the coding sequence ATCAAGAGAATTCGCGCACTCGGCCTGTCGGCCATCCTCGTCGCGTGGAGTCTGCTGTCGCCGCGGTTGCCGTCGCGGTGGCATCCGGGCACGCACGCCGCGTTCGGTACCGCACTGGCCGCATTGACCCGGACGCCGGTGGGACTTCGGCGTTGGTCGGGTGTGCGCCTCGGGCTGCTGTCAGCGGCGTCTGTCGTTGTGGGTGCCGTTGTCTCCACGGCGTTACCGCGGGTGCGCGAGGAGATGGTCAAACGCAATCTGCCCGACGGCACCCTGCACTGGCTGCTGCTCGGTATCCCATTCGGAACCGTCGTTTCGGAGGAGGCGGCCTACCGCGGTGCCCTCGGCACCGTCGCCGCCGACGCGTTCGGGCTCGCCGGTGGCCGTCTGGTGCAGGCGACGACGTTCGGGTTGTCGCATATCGCCGATGCCCAGCGCACCGGCGAACCGGTCATACCCACCGTGCTGGTGACGGGGTTGGCGGGCTGGGTGTTCGGCTGGCTCTACGAGCGCTCCGGCAGCCTGCTGGCACCTGTGCTGGCGCATCTTGCGATCAACGAGTCAGGCGCGATCGCGGCAGTGTTGCTGCAACGGGCGGACCCGAATTCCGCCTGA
- a CDS encoding SDR family NAD(P)-dependent oxidoreductase, which produces MTDRSASRTFVVTGAASGIGLATARRLLAEGGTVVGTDLTAPTEDLGARFEFVAADIADEAAVAAVFAAVPGRIDGVVHSGGVAGGGPVHLLPKEEWERVISINLTGTFLVAKAALAKMIEQPRVDGERGSLVMLASVEGLEGTAGGSVYNASKGGVVLLTKNIALDYGPSGIRANAICPGFIDTPMLNSVMGLEGMEGPLQSITSEHALGRRGRPDEIAAMAAFLVSADASFVTGQAIAVDGGYTAGRDHGVVKMFGFPD; this is translated from the coding sequence ATGACCGACAGATCCGCGTCCCGCACATTCGTCGTCACCGGCGCGGCCTCAGGCATCGGTCTGGCCACCGCGAGGCGGCTGCTGGCCGAGGGCGGCACCGTCGTCGGCACAGATCTGACCGCCCCCACCGAGGACCTCGGCGCGCGGTTCGAGTTCGTCGCCGCCGATATCGCCGACGAGGCGGCGGTCGCCGCGGTGTTCGCCGCGGTGCCGGGCCGGATCGACGGCGTCGTCCACTCCGGGGGAGTCGCAGGCGGTGGACCGGTGCACCTGCTGCCGAAAGAGGAATGGGAGCGGGTGATCTCGATCAACCTCACCGGTACGTTCCTGGTGGCCAAGGCGGCGCTGGCCAAGATGATCGAGCAGCCACGGGTCGACGGCGAACGCGGTTCGCTCGTGATGCTGGCCAGCGTCGAGGGTCTGGAGGGCACTGCGGGCGGCAGTGTCTACAACGCGTCCAAGGGTGGCGTCGTGCTGCTGACGAAGAACATCGCTTTGGACTACGGCCCGAGCGGGATTCGCGCCAACGCCATCTGCCCCGGCTTCATCGACACCCCGATGCTCAACAGCGTGATGGGTCTGGAGGGCATGGAAGGTCCGCTGCAGTCCATCACCTCCGAACACGCGCTCGGCCGCAGGGGGCGGCCCGACGAGATCGCGGCGATGGCGGCGTTTCTGGTCTCTGCGGACGCGTCGTTCGTCACCGGGCAGGCCATCGCGGTCGACGGCGGCTACACCGCGGGACGCGATCACGGGGTCGTCAAGATGTTCGGTTTCCCCGATTGA
- a CDS encoding MCE family protein: MFVDRHNPPYRVAGAVLVVIVAVVAALIYLQFRGDFIRSTELTLVSPRAGLVVERGAKVTYNGVEIGRVGHIGTVDVDGTTKAQLSLDVDPDYVRLIPANVIADVKATTVFGNKYVSLRSPEDPTAQRISSKDVIAASAVSTEFNTLFETVLSLAEQVDPIKLNQTLTATAEALTGLGDRFGESLNNGNSILDDLNMRMPQLREDTRLVTGLVDVYADASPDLWDGLENAVTTARTFNAQWGDIDAALMAALGFADPAADILNRGGPYFVRGARDLLPTSVLFDTYSPQLFCTLRNFAEIEKKVAETLGGNGYSLATSSGTFAGAGNPYIYPDNLPRVNARGGPEGRPGCWQKISRELWPAPYLVMDTGASIAPYNHVEIPSPVLIDYVWGRQVGENTINP; this comes from the coding sequence GTGTTTGTCGACCGCCACAATCCGCCCTACCGGGTGGCGGGTGCGGTGCTGGTCGTGATCGTCGCGGTCGTTGCGGCGCTGATCTACCTGCAGTTCCGCGGCGACTTCATTCGTTCCACCGAGCTCACCCTCGTCTCGCCGCGGGCCGGGCTGGTCGTCGAACGTGGCGCGAAGGTCACCTACAACGGCGTGGAGATCGGGCGGGTCGGCCACATCGGGACCGTCGACGTGGACGGCACCACGAAAGCGCAGCTCTCACTGGACGTCGATCCGGACTACGTCCGGCTCATCCCGGCCAACGTGATCGCCGACGTAAAGGCCACGACCGTCTTCGGTAACAAGTACGTGTCCCTGCGGTCCCCGGAAGATCCAACGGCGCAACGCATTTCAAGCAAGGACGTCATCGCCGCGTCAGCGGTGAGCACCGAATTCAACACGCTCTTCGAGACAGTCCTGTCATTGGCCGAACAGGTCGACCCGATCAAGCTGAACCAGACGCTCACCGCGACGGCCGAGGCGTTGACGGGCCTCGGCGACCGGTTCGGCGAATCCCTGAACAACGGCAACAGCATCCTCGACGACCTCAACATGCGGATGCCGCAGCTCCGCGAGGACACCCGGCTGGTGACGGGCCTGGTCGATGTGTATGCCGATGCGTCACCGGATCTTTGGGATGGGCTGGAGAACGCGGTCACCACCGCGCGCACGTTCAACGCACAGTGGGGCGACATCGACGCTGCGTTGATGGCTGCACTGGGCTTCGCCGACCCCGCGGCGGACATCTTGAATCGGGGCGGACCGTATTTCGTGCGCGGCGCGCGCGATCTGCTGCCGACGTCGGTGTTGTTCGACACCTACAGTCCCCAGCTGTTCTGCACGCTGCGCAACTTCGCCGAGATCGAGAAGAAGGTCGCCGAGACGCTGGGCGGTAACGGCTACTCGCTCGCGACGTCGTCGGGCACGTTCGCGGGTGCGGGCAATCCGTACATCTATCCGGACAACCTGCCGCGGGTGAACGCCCGCGGCGGTCCCGAGGGCCGCCCCGGCTGCTGGCAGAAGATCTCCCGCGAGTTGTGGCCTGCGCCGTATCTGGTGATGGACACCGGCGCCAGCATCGCGCCCTACAACCACGTCGAGATTCCCTCGCCGGTGCTGATCGATTACGTGTGGGGCCGGCAGGTCGGGGAGAACACCATCAACCCGTGA
- a CDS encoding sterol carrier family protein: MATSRRADPAMTRAAVSAVAAWLRDESTPAPERAVLAEAVRLTARTLAAVAPGSSVELRVPPFVAVQCISGPAHRRGTPPNVVETDARTWLLLATGLLNVPDASASGALSFSGGRAGEVAAWLPLVSLDG, from the coding sequence ATGGCCACCTCCCGTAGGGCCGATCCCGCAATGACGCGTGCCGCCGTTTCGGCCGTTGCGGCGTGGCTGCGCGACGAGTCGACGCCCGCTCCTGAGCGCGCCGTGCTCGCCGAGGCGGTTCGGCTGACCGCCCGCACGCTCGCGGCCGTCGCACCAGGTTCCAGTGTCGAGCTCCGAGTACCGCCATTCGTTGCGGTGCAATGCATTTCAGGACCCGCGCACCGGCGCGGCACTCCGCCCAACGTGGTGGAGACCGATGCGCGGACCTGGCTGCTGCTCGCGACCGGCCTACTGAACGTGCCGGACGCCAGCGCCAGCGGTGCGCTGAGCTTCTCGGGCGGGCGCGCCGGAGAGGTGGCCGCATGGCTACCGCTGGTCAGCCTTGACGGTTAG
- the purF gene encoding amidophosphoribosyltransferase has product MTGQQTDQEPREECGVFGVWAPGEEVAKLTYYGLYALQHRGQEAAGIAVADGSQVLVFKDLGLVSQVFDEQTLAAMEGHVAVGHCRYSTSGSTTWENAQPVFRNTAAGTGVALGHNGNLVNAADLATRAREAGLLGTRGAPAATTDSDILGALLAHGAADSSLEQAALELLPTVRGAFCLTFMDENTLYAARDPYGVRPLSLGRLDRGWVVASETAALDIVGASFVRDIEPGELLAIDADGVRSTRFANPEPKGCVFEYVYLARPDSTIAGRSVHAARVDIGRRLAREKPVEADLVIGVPESGTPAAVGYAQESGIPYGQGLMKNAYVGRTFIQPSQTIRQLGIRLKLNPLKEVIRGKRLIVVDDSIVRGNTQRALVRMLREAGAVEVHVRIASPPVKWPCFYGIDFATPAELIANAASTEDDVSEMLEGVRHAIGADTLGYISQRGMIAATEQPASRLCSACFDGNYPIELPGETALGKNVIEHMLATAARTGVPLQTDNDNVSALRRP; this is encoded by the coding sequence GTGACCGGCCAGCAGACCGATCAAGAACCCCGCGAAGAGTGTGGCGTATTCGGCGTCTGGGCGCCGGGTGAAGAGGTCGCCAAGCTCACCTACTACGGCCTCTACGCGCTGCAGCACCGCGGCCAGGAGGCAGCCGGCATCGCCGTCGCCGATGGCTCCCAAGTGCTGGTATTCAAGGATCTGGGCCTGGTCAGCCAGGTCTTCGACGAGCAGACGCTTGCGGCCATGGAAGGTCACGTCGCCGTCGGCCACTGCCGCTACTCCACCAGCGGCTCCACCACCTGGGAGAACGCTCAGCCGGTATTCCGTAACACCGCGGCGGGCACCGGCGTCGCGCTCGGCCACAACGGCAACCTCGTCAACGCCGCCGACCTGGCCACGCGGGCCCGTGAGGCGGGTCTGCTCGGCACCCGGGGCGCTCCCGCGGCCACCACGGACTCCGACATCCTCGGCGCACTGTTGGCCCACGGCGCCGCCGATTCGTCACTCGAGCAGGCCGCACTCGAACTCCTGCCGACCGTACGCGGGGCGTTCTGCCTGACCTTCATGGACGAGAACACCCTCTACGCGGCCCGCGACCCCTACGGGGTGCGTCCGTTGTCGCTTGGCCGTCTGGACCGCGGCTGGGTCGTGGCGTCGGAAACCGCCGCGCTCGACATCGTCGGCGCTTCCTTCGTCCGCGATATCGAGCCAGGTGAGCTGCTCGCCATCGACGCCGACGGGGTGCGCTCGACGCGCTTCGCCAACCCCGAACCCAAGGGCTGTGTCTTCGAGTACGTATACCTGGCCCGGCCCGACAGCACCATCGCAGGCCGTTCGGTGCATGCGGCGCGGGTGGACATCGGCCGCCGGCTGGCCCGTGAGAAGCCCGTCGAGGCCGACCTGGTGATCGGTGTGCCGGAGTCGGGCACTCCCGCCGCCGTCGGCTACGCGCAGGAGTCCGGCATCCCCTACGGCCAGGGCCTGATGAAGAACGCCTACGTCGGGCGCACCTTCATCCAACCGTCGCAGACCATCCGCCAGCTTGGTATCCGGCTCAAGCTCAACCCGCTGAAGGAAGTGATTCGCGGCAAGCGACTGATCGTCGTAGACGACTCGATCGTGCGCGGCAACACCCAGCGGGCGTTGGTGCGGATGCTGCGGGAGGCCGGTGCCGTCGAGGTGCACGTGCGCATCGCGTCTCCTCCGGTGAAATGGCCGTGCTTCTACGGCATCGATTTCGCGACACCTGCCGAGCTGATCGCCAACGCCGCGAGCACCGAAGACGATGTGAGCGAAATGCTCGAGGGCGTGCGGCACGCCATCGGCGCCGACACGCTCGGCTACATCTCCCAGCGCGGCATGATCGCGGCCACCGAGCAGCCCGCATCGCGGCTGTGCTCGGCATGCTTCGACGGCAACTATCCCATCGAGCTGCCGGGCGAAACGGCGTTGGGCAAGAACGTGATCGAGCACATGCTTGCGACCGCTGCCCGCACCGGGGTTCCGTTGCAGACCGACAACGACAACGTCTCGGCGCTGCGGCGTCCTTGA
- a CDS encoding NAD(P)H-binding protein, giving the protein MTGATGYIGGRLVPELLERGYSVRALARNPDKLADRPWRDRVEVARGDLGDPDSLRQAFDGCDIVYYLVHSMGTSKDFVAAEAESARNVVTAAKQAGVKRLVYLGGLHPSRADLSPHLRSRVAVGEILLDSGIETVVLQAGIVVGSGSASFEMMRHLIHRLPAMTTPKWVHNKIQPIAINDVLHYLAEAARAELPESRTWDVGGPDVLEYGDMMQGYAAAAGLRRRIIIAIPFLTPTIASLWIGLVTPMPPGLARPLIESLEVDAVMDEHDIESVIGPPPGGLTGYRDAVAYALKHGPLPSDPHWAHVGREAH; this is encoded by the coding sequence GTGACTGGTGCGACCGGCTACATCGGTGGACGGTTGGTGCCCGAGCTGCTCGAGCGCGGATACAGCGTGCGCGCATTGGCGCGCAACCCCGACAAGCTCGCCGACCGGCCCTGGCGCGATCGAGTCGAGGTCGCGCGCGGTGACCTCGGCGACCCCGACTCGCTCAGGCAGGCGTTCGACGGCTGCGACATCGTCTACTACCTGGTGCACTCGATGGGCACGTCGAAAGATTTCGTCGCGGCGGAGGCCGAATCGGCCCGCAACGTCGTCACCGCGGCGAAGCAGGCCGGTGTGAAGCGGCTGGTGTACCTGGGCGGGCTGCACCCGTCGAGAGCGGACCTTTCGCCGCACCTGCGGTCGCGAGTCGCGGTGGGTGAGATCCTTTTGGACTCCGGCATCGAGACGGTCGTACTGCAGGCCGGAATCGTGGTCGGCTCGGGCTCGGCATCGTTCGAGATGATGCGACATCTCATCCACCGTCTGCCGGCGATGACGACCCCGAAATGGGTGCACAACAAGATCCAGCCGATCGCGATCAACGATGTGCTGCACTACCTCGCCGAGGCGGCCAGAGCTGAACTGCCCGAGTCACGCACCTGGGACGTCGGCGGACCCGATGTTCTCGAGTACGGCGACATGATGCAGGGCTATGCCGCGGCCGCGGGCCTGCGGCGACGAATCATCATCGCGATTCCGTTCCTGACACCGACGATCGCGAGCCTGTGGATCGGTCTCGTCACGCCGATGCCGCCGGGCCTCGCGCGGCCGTTGATCGAATCGCTGGAGGTCGATGCGGTGATGGACGAACATGACATCGAATCGGTCATCGGCCCCCCGCCCGGAGGACTGACCGGATACCGCGATGCGGTTGCCTATGCACTCAAACACGGCCCGCTGCCAAGCGATCCGCACTGGGCGCACGTGGGCCGCGAGGCGCATTAG
- a CDS encoding cupin domain-containing protein, producing MKLVRWYVLALPVVLTAATAAVAPSVAVATAPVNVDAVVINQSTVDGVDYITKRITIQPGGSTGWHYHEGRTFGVVREGTLTRTMEDCRDVVDPTGAAVTEGSGSDHVHNGRNLGPVPVVLWVDYILPAGTPTSFDVPPPPGCPN from the coding sequence ATGAAACTTGTTCGCTGGTACGTCCTTGCCCTGCCCGTCGTCCTGACCGCCGCCACGGCCGCTGTGGCGCCGTCCGTCGCGGTCGCGACGGCGCCGGTAAACGTTGATGCAGTGGTCATCAACCAGTCGACCGTGGACGGCGTCGACTACATCACCAAGAGGATCACGATCCAGCCCGGCGGCAGCACGGGCTGGCACTACCACGAGGGCCGCACGTTCGGCGTCGTGAGGGAAGGCACTCTGACCCGCACGATGGAGGACTGCAGGGACGTCGTCGACCCGACGGGCGCTGCGGTCACCGAAGGCAGCGGGTCGGACCACGTGCACAACGGCCGCAACCTGGGGCCCGTTCCCGTGGTGTTGTGGGTGGACTACATACTGCCGGCGGGAACTCCCACCTCGTTCGACGTCCCGCCACCGCCCGGGTGCCCGAACTAG
- the purM gene encoding phosphoribosylformylglycinamidine cyclo-ligase → MTERAEPAGISYASAGVDIEAGDRAVELLKPLAKKATRPEVRGGLGGFAGLFALRSYREPVLASSTDGVGTKLAVAQAMDKHDTVGIDLVAMVVDDLVVCGAEPLFLQDYIAVGRTVPERISELVAGIANGCVMAGCALLGGETAEHPGLMAPDHYDISATGVGVVEADDVLGPDRVKPGDVLIGMSSTGLHSNGYSLARKVLLEIDRMNLAGHVEEFGRTLGEELLEPTRIYAKDCLALIAETQVRTFCHVTGGGLAGNLERVVPPGLTAEIDRGTWTPAPIFMMIAQRGRVERTEMEKTFNLGVGMVAVVAPEDTDRALAVLTARHLNCWTLGVVTKGGKDSPRAKLVGRHPRF, encoded by the coding sequence ATGACCGAACGCGCCGAACCTGCCGGCATCTCCTACGCGTCGGCCGGGGTTGACATCGAAGCCGGTGACCGCGCCGTCGAACTTCTGAAACCGCTGGCCAAGAAGGCCACCCGCCCTGAAGTGCGCGGCGGTCTCGGCGGATTCGCCGGGTTGTTCGCACTGCGCAGTTACCGGGAACCTGTGCTGGCATCCTCGACCGACGGTGTCGGCACCAAGCTCGCGGTCGCCCAGGCGATGGACAAGCACGACACCGTCGGCATCGACCTTGTCGCGATGGTGGTCGACGACCTCGTGGTGTGCGGTGCCGAGCCGCTGTTCCTGCAGGACTACATCGCTGTCGGACGTACGGTTCCCGAGCGGATCTCCGAGCTGGTGGCCGGTATCGCCAATGGCTGTGTGATGGCCGGTTGTGCACTGCTGGGCGGCGAGACCGCCGAGCACCCCGGCCTGATGGCGCCCGACCACTACGACATCTCGGCCACCGGCGTCGGCGTCGTCGAGGCCGACGATGTGCTGGGCCCCGATCGAGTCAAGCCCGGCGACGTCCTCATCGGGATGTCGTCGACCGGCCTGCACTCCAACGGATACTCGCTGGCCCGCAAGGTCCTGCTGGAGATCGACCGGATGAACCTCGCCGGACACGTCGAGGAGTTCGGTCGCACGCTCGGCGAAGAGCTGCTGGAGCCGACCCGCATCTACGCCAAGGACTGCCTGGCGCTGATCGCGGAGACACAGGTCCGCACGTTCTGCCACGTCACCGGGGGCGGGCTGGCCGGCAACCTGGAACGGGTCGTCCCACCCGGCCTCACCGCCGAAATCGACCGTGGCACATGGACTCCCGCGCCCATCTTCATGATGATCGCGCAGCGCGGCCGCGTCGAGCGGACCGAGATGGAGAAGACGTTCAATCTGGGTGTCGGCATGGTCGCCGTCGTCGCGCCGGAGGACACCGATCGCGCGTTGGCGGTACTGACGGCTCGCCATCTGAACTGCTGGACGTTAGGGGTCGTCACCAAGGGCGGTAAGGACAGCCCACGAGCCAAGCTCGTGGGCCGGCACCCGCGCTTCTAG
- a CDS encoding DUF3073 domain-containing protein yields MGRGRAKAKQTKVARELKYSSPQTDFDRLQRELAGADDFNGTDRLADDDSADDDDWRR; encoded by the coding sequence ATGGGCCGCGGCCGGGCAAAGGCAAAGCAGACCAAGGTCGCTCGTGAGCTCAAGTACAGCTCACCGCAGACCGATTTCGACCGCCTTCAGCGCGAACTTGCGGGCGCCGATGACTTCAACGGCACCGACAGGTTGGCTGACGATGACTCGGCCGACGATGACGACTGGCGTCGCTGA
- the ygfZ gene encoding CAF17-like 4Fe-4S cluster assembly/insertion protein YgfZ → MSAVPAPDAGPDAGAIWHYGDPLGEQRAAADAAVVVDRSHRAVIALTGSERNTWLHSISSQHVSALSDGTVTENLSLDGQGRVEDHWVQTELGGVTYLDTEPSRAEPLTAYLRKMVFWADVAIEPTDLAVLSLLGPQLIEQPVLDALGVVSLPAEMTAVALPDGGFLRTMAGPAVELDLVVPRDQVASWRDRLAGADVRPAGVWAYEAHRVTSLRPRLGVDTDERTIPHEVGWIGTAVHLDKGCYRGQETVARVHNLGKPPRMLVLLHLDGSVDRPSPGDPVLAGGRTVGRLGTVVDHVDEGPIALALLKRGLPADTELTTGGESAVAAVIDADSMPTPEATGAGRLAVERLRGGAR, encoded by the coding sequence ATGTCTGCAGTGCCTGCCCCCGACGCCGGGCCCGATGCCGGTGCCATCTGGCACTACGGCGATCCGCTGGGCGAACAGCGGGCAGCCGCCGACGCGGCCGTCGTGGTGGACCGGTCGCACCGCGCAGTGATCGCCCTGACCGGCAGTGAGCGCAACACGTGGCTGCACAGCATCTCGAGTCAGCACGTCAGCGCCCTTTCCGACGGCACAGTGACCGAGAATCTGAGCCTTGACGGGCAGGGTCGTGTCGAAGATCACTGGGTTCAGACGGAGCTGGGCGGCGTCACCTATCTCGACACCGAACCGTCCCGCGCCGAACCGCTGACCGCCTATCTGCGCAAGATGGTTTTCTGGGCTGACGTCGCCATCGAACCGACCGACCTGGCGGTCCTGTCGCTCCTCGGGCCGCAGCTGATCGAGCAGCCCGTGCTCGACGCTCTCGGCGTGGTTTCGCTACCGGCCGAAATGACCGCCGTTGCGCTTCCCGACGGAGGCTTCCTCCGCACGATGGCCGGCCCTGCGGTCGAACTCGACCTGGTCGTTCCGCGCGATCAGGTGGCCTCGTGGCGCGACCGTCTGGCGGGGGCCGACGTGCGGCCGGCGGGGGTCTGGGCCTATGAGGCGCATCGGGTCACCTCGTTGCGGCCGCGGCTCGGGGTGGACACCGACGAGCGCACGATTCCCCACGAGGTCGGCTGGATCGGTACCGCGGTTCATCTCGACAAGGGCTGCTATCGCGGCCAGGAAACCGTCGCGCGCGTCCACAACCTGGGCAAACCCCCGCGGATGTTAGTGCTGTTGCACCTCGACGGGTCTGTCGACCGGCCGTCGCCCGGCGACCCTGTGCTTGCCGGCGGACGGACCGTGGGCCGGCTGGGCACCGTGGTCGATCATGTCGACGAGGGCCCGATCGCGCTCGCTCTGCTCAAGCGGGGCCTGCCCGCCGACACGGAACTGACCACAGGTGGGGAGTCCGCGGTGGCAGCGGTGATCGATGCCGATTCGATGCCGACTCCGGAGGCCACCGGTGCTGGACGGCTGGCGGTCGAACGGCTGCGAGGCGGCGCGCGTTAG
- a CDS encoding aminodeoxychorismate lyase — MASQPAIVVTLDGVVHDPGAPLLYADDLAAVRGDGIFETLLIRDGRPCLLESHLDRLTQSAAMMDLPAPDLTKWRGAVGVAVERWLADGGGEGVLRLVYSRGRESGSPCTAFATIGALAARVADARSRGVAAVTLARGLSAEHTRDMPWLLAGAKTLSYAVNMAALRHAERLGAGDVIFVGSDGLILEGPRSTVVVASERDGVPTLLTPPPWYPILRGTTQQALFDVARNKGCACDYQALRPTDLFAAQGVWLVSSITLAARVHTLDGKALPPAPLAGEIAALVDAAIVSDR; from the coding sequence ATGGCTAGTCAACCGGCGATCGTGGTCACGCTCGACGGTGTAGTGCACGACCCGGGTGCTCCTCTTCTGTACGCCGACGACCTCGCTGCCGTGCGTGGCGACGGCATCTTCGAGACGCTGCTGATCCGCGACGGCAGACCTTGCCTGCTGGAATCCCATCTGGACCGGCTCACCCAGTCGGCGGCGATGATGGACCTGCCCGCGCCGGATCTGACGAAGTGGCGCGGAGCGGTGGGCGTGGCCGTCGAGCGGTGGCTCGCCGACGGTGGTGGCGAGGGAGTGCTGCGGTTGGTCTACAGCCGTGGGCGTGAAAGCGGTTCACCGTGCACCGCGTTCGCGACCATCGGCGCGCTGGCTGCCCGGGTGGCCGACGCGCGCAGCCGCGGGGTGGCGGCGGTGACGCTGGCCCGCGGACTGTCAGCTGAGCACACCCGCGACATGCCGTGGCTCCTCGCCGGGGCCAAGACGTTGTCCTACGCGGTGAACATGGCCGCACTGCGGCACGCCGAGCGGCTCGGGGCGGGCGACGTGATCTTCGTCGGCTCCGACGGGCTGATCCTGGAGGGCCCGCGATCGACCGTGGTGGTCGCGTCGGAACGCGACGGCGTCCCGACGCTGCTCACGCCGCCGCCGTGGTATCCGATTCTTCGTGGAACCACACAGCAGGCGCTGTTCGACGTGGCGCGCAACAAGGGCTGTGCGTGCGACTACCAGGCGCTGCGACCCACTGATCTCTTTGCGGCGCAGGGGGTTTGGTTGGTGTCGAGCATCACGCTCGCCGCACGGGTGCACACCCTGGATGGAAAAGCGTTGCCGCCCGCTCCACTCGCGGGGGAAATCGCCGCACTCGTCGATGCGGCGATCGTCAGTGATCGCTGA